A window of Zingiber officinale cultivar Zhangliang chromosome 5A, Zo_v1.1, whole genome shotgun sequence contains these coding sequences:
- the LOC121983259 gene encoding formate dehydrogenase, mitochondrial-like, giving the protein MATLSAAAATVDGTGSRTLHANSPDSKKIVGVFYKANEYASLNPEFVGCAEAALGIRDWLESKGHQYIVTDDKEGPNCELEKHIHDMHVLITTPFHPVYVTAEKIKKAKNLQLLLTAGVGSDHIDLKAAADAGINVVEISGSNAVSVAEDELMRILILVRNFLPGYHQVIDGDWNVAGIAHRAYDLEGKTVGIIGAGRIGKLLLQRLKPFNCNLLYHDRLMISPELEKETGAKFEEDLDEILPKCDVVVINTPLTEKTRGMFDKERIGKLKKGVLIVNNARAAIMDTQAVVDACSSGHIAGYSGDVWNPQPAPRDHPWRYIPNHAMTPHVSGTTINSQLRYADGVKDTLDKYFKGEEFPAQNYIVKEGKLASQYQ; this is encoded by the exons ATGGCGACGCTCAGCGCTGCAGCAGCCACAGTCGACGGAACGGGCTCCAGGACGCTCCAT GCTAATTCGCCAGACAGCAAGAAGATCGTCGGCGTTTTCTACAAGGCCAACGAGTACGCTTCCCTGAATCCTGAATTTGTAGGGTGCGCGGAAGCCGCCTTGGGCATTCGGGATTGGCTAGAATCGAAAGGCCACCAGTACATTGTAACTGATGACAAAGAAGGCCCTAATTGCG AGTTAGAGAAACACATTCACGACATGCATGTTTTGATCACGACTCCCTTCCATCCGGTTTACGTGACTGCGGAGAAGATAAAGAAAGCCAAAAACCTGCAACTTCTTCTGACCGCTGGGGTTGGCTCGGACCACATCGATCTGAAAGCGGCAGCCGACGCAGGAATCAATGTAGTAGAAATCAGCGGAAGCAATGCTGTCTCGGTGGCAGAGGATGAATTGATGCGAATTCTCATCCTCGTCCGGAACTTCTTGCCTGGTTATCATCAGGTGATCGACGGTGACTGGAACGTCGCAGGCATCGCGCACAGGGCTTACGATCTTGAGGGTAAGACTGTCGGCATTATCGGGGCGGGGCGCATCGGGAAGCTTTTGCTTCAGCGTCTGAAGCCTTTCAACTGCAATCTGCTTTACCATGACCGCCTCATGATTTCACCTGAACTGGAGAAAGAGACAGGAGCTAAGTTTGAGGAAGATCTTGATGAAATTCTCCCAAAGTGCGACGTCGTCGTCATAAACACGCCTCTTACCGAGAAAACCag AGGAATGTTTGATAAGGAGAGGATCGGGAAGTTGAAGAAGGGAGTTCTCATCGTGAATAATGCTCGAGCTGCTATCATGGACACCCAAGCAGTCGTAGATGCTTGCTCTAGTGGGCACATTGCAG GTTATAGTGGCGACGTTTGGAATCCCCAGCCAGCTCCCAGAGATCATCCATGGAGGTACATACCAAACCACGCAATGACTCCCCATGTATCTGGCACCACCATTAACAGTCAA CTGAGATATGCGGATGGAGTGAAAGACACACTCGATAAATACTTCAAAGGAGAGGAATTTCCAGCTCAAAACTACATTGTCAAGGAGGGAAAGCTTGCGAGCCAATACCAATGA
- the LOC121983261 gene encoding formate dehydrogenase, chloroplastic/mitochondrial-like: MATLSAAAATVDGTGSRTLHANSPDSKKIVGVFYKANECASLNPEFVGCAEAALGIRDWLESKGHRYIVTDDKEGPNCELEKHIHDMHVLITTPFHPVYVTAEKIKKAKNLQLLLTAGVGSDHIDLKATADAGITVVEISGSNAVSVAEDELM; the protein is encoded by the exons ATGGCGACGCTCAGCGCTGCAGCAGCCACAGTTGACGGAACGGGCTCCAGGACGCTCCAT GCTAATTCGCCAGACAGCAAGAAGATCGTCGGCGTTTTCTACAAGGCCAACGAATGCGCTTCCCTGAATCCTGAATTTGTAGGGTGCGCAGAAGCCGCCTTGGGCATTCGGGACTGGCTAGAATCGAAAGGCCACCGGTACATTGTAACTGATGACAAAGAAGGCCCAAATTGCG AGTTAGAGAAACACATTCACGACATGCATGTTTTGATCACGACTCCCTTCCATCCGGTTTACGTGACCGCGGAGAAGATAAAGAAAGCCAAAAACCTGCAACTTCTTCTGACCGCTGGGGTTGGCTCGGACCACATCGATCTGAAAGCGACAGCCGACGCAGGAATCACTGTAGTAGAAATCAGCGGAAGCAATGCTGTCTCGGTGGCAGAGGATGAATTGATGTGA